Proteins encoded by one window of Pseudorca crassidens isolate mPseCra1 chromosome 3, mPseCra1.hap1, whole genome shotgun sequence:
- the LOC137220683 gene encoding granzyme A-like, translating to MRNSSTFLAATLSMVIFLLLIPEDLCVKIIGGNEVTPHSRPYMVLLQDKSICAGALIARDWVLTAAHCNVNRRSQIVLGAHSITKKEPEKQIMFVKKVFPYPCYDQDTHEGDLKLLQLNKKATINKNVAILTLPKLGDDVKPGTMCRVAGWGRFHNNSPRSDILREVNVTVIDRKICNDQSHYNYNPVIGLNMICAGSLKGGRDSCSGDSGSPLICEGIFRGITAFGLPGKCGDPRGPGVYTLLSKKHLSWIAKTMKHAV from the exons ATGAGGAACTCCTCTACCTTCCTGGCAGCCACTCTCTCAATGGTCATTTTCCTCCTTCTAATTCCTGAAG atcTCTGTGTAAAAATTATTGGAGGAAATGAAGTGACTCCTCATTCAAGACCCTACATGGTGCTACTTCAAGACAAAAGTATCTGTGCCGGGGCTTTGATTGCAAGAGACTGGGTATTGACTGCAGCTCACTGTAACGT GAACAGAAGATCCCAGATCGTTCTTGGGGCTCACTCAATAACCAAGAAAGAGCCTGAAAAACAGATCATGTTTGTTAAGAAAGTGTTTCCCTATCCATGCTATGACCAGGACACGCATGAGGGTGATCTTAAACTTCTACAG CTGAACAAAAAAGCAACAATTAATAAAAACGTGGCTATCCTTACTCTCCCTAAATTGGGGGATGATGTGAAACCTGGAACTATGTGTCGAGTTGCAGGGTGGGGTAGGTTTCACAATAATTCACCTCGGTCTGATATTTTGAGAGAGGTCAATGTCACCGTCATAGACAGAAAAATCTGCAACGATCAAAGCCACTATAATTATAACCCTGTGATTGGACTGAATATGATTTGTGCCGGAAGCCTCAAAGGTGGAAGAGATTCCTGCAGT GGAGATTCTGGAAGCCCTTTGATATGTGAAGGCATTTTCAGAGGCATCACTGCCTTTGGCCTTCCAGGGAAATGTGGAGACCCTCGAGGACCTGGCGTCTATACTCTTCTCTCAAAGAAACACCTCAGCTGGATAGCTAAGACTATGAAACATGCAGTTTAG